The Buchnera aphidicola (Muscaphis stroyani) DNA window ACAACAGAACTATGCTGTTTATCTGGAGTTAAGTTTATTACTAAGTCAGCGTTTGGTATCAAAGATTCATAATCGCCAACTTTAAAGTGATTTCTAGTAGCGTTCAACCAAGATTGATTTTTTTTTAAGATACTATTTTTCTGAAGTGCATAAGTAATATTCAAACCAGAATCTCTCATATTCAATCCTTGATTTAAACCTTGAGAACCGCAACCAACAATGACTATTTTTTTATTTTTTAAAATGTTATTTTTATCTTTAAATTCTTTTCTTTTCATAAAACGACATTGTTTTATTTGATTAAATTTTTCACTAAAACTTAATTTATTAAAATAGTTCATAAAAAATTATCCTTATTTTCTTAAAAAGATTATTTAACACAATCAATATTTTAATTATTTTTTATACAAAAAAATTGTTTTTATATATTAAATAATTTATTTTTATCTCTAACAGCTCCTTGATCAGCACTTGTGGCAAAATATGCATATGCTTTTAACGCTTCAGAAACATATCTCTTTCGATTTTTTGGTTTATAAGATTTTAAACCTTTTGATTCTTCTTGAAAAGTTCTAGAACACAATTCTTTTTCTGTAATTTTTAAATGAATTGTTCTTTTTAAAATGTTAATTTCAATAATATCTCCATTTTTTACTAAAGCAATAATTCCTTTATTAGCCGCTTCAGGAGACACGTGTCCTATAGATAAACCGGATGTTCCTCCTGAAAATCTACCATCTGTGATTAATGCGCACTTTTTGTCTAATTTCATTGATTTTAAGTACGTAGTCGGATAAAGCATTTCTTGCATTCCAGGTCCTCCTTTTGGTCCTTCATAACGAATAATAATAGCATCTCCTGGAATAATTTTATCATTTAAAATAGCTTTAACAGCTTCTTCTTGACTTTCATATACTTTTGCTCTACCCGAAAATATTTTATTATTGTTATCTATGCCTGCCGTTTTTACAATGCATCCGTTTTTTGCTAAATTTCCATATAAAACAGCTAATCCTCCATCTTTACTATAAGCATGCTCAATAGATCGAATACATCCATTTTGACGGTTATTGTCTAATTTTTTCCATCTACAACTTTGAGAATATGGTTTGACGGTACGCACACCTCCTGGTCCCGCATGAAACATTTGAATTATATTTTTATTTCTAGAAGTCATTATATCGTATTGATTTAATGTTTCTTCTAAATTTAATCCGAGTACATTTTTAGTATTTTTATGTATTAAATTGCATCGATTTAATTCTCCGAGTATTCCCATTACACCGCCTGCTCGATGAACATCTTCTACATGATACAAAGATGTACTGGGTGCGACCTTACAAATATGCGGAATTTTTTTTGACAAATTGTCAATATCAGACATTTTAAAATTTAAATTTGCTTCTTGAGCTGCTGCTAATAAATGCAAAACAGTGTTAGTAGAACCGCCCATTGCGATATCTAAAGTCATTGCATTATTAAAAGATTCTTTATTTGCAATATTTCTAGGAAGGACGTTTGTATTATTATTTTTGTAGTATTCTTTTGTAATTTTTACTATGACTTGAGCTGATTTTATAAATAAATCTTTACGATCAACATGAGTAGCGAGCAGTGTGCCGTTTCCAGGTAATGATAAACCCATAGATTCTATTAAACAATTCATAGAATTTGCTGTAAACATGCCAGAACAAGAACCACATGTTGGACAAGCAGACATTTCAACTTGTTTAATAAAATCATCTGATTGATTTGGATTTCCACTATGAATCATTGCATCAACTAAATCAATTTTTCTAATTTTGTTTTTTATTTGTATTTTTCCAGCTTCCATTGGTCCACCGGAAATGAAAATTGAAGGGATATTTAATCTTAGAGATGCCATGAGCATACCAGGAGTAATTTTATCACAATTAGAGATGCAAATCATTGCATCAACGCAATGTGCATTAATAACATACTCG harbors:
- the ilvD gene encoding dihydroxy-acid dehydratase, with amino-acid sequence MPKYRSFTTTHGRNMAGARSLWRATGMTEEDFKKPIIAVVNSFSQFVPGHIHLQEIGKLISETINKEGGVAKEFNTIAIDDGIAMGHSGMLYSLPSRELIADSVEYVINAHCVDAMICISNCDKITPGMLMASLRLNIPSIFISGGPMEAGKIQIKNKIRKIDLVDAMIHSGNPNQSDDFIKQVEMSACPTCGSCSGMFTANSMNCLIESMGLSLPGNGTLLATHVDRKDLFIKSAQVIVKITKEYYKNNNTNVLPRNIANKESFNNAMTLDIAMGGSTNTVLHLLAAAQEANLNFKMSDIDNLSKKIPHICKVAPSTSLYHVEDVHRAGGVMGILGELNRCNLIHKNTKNVLGLNLEETLNQYDIMTSRNKNIIQMFHAGPGGVRTVKPYSQSCRWKKLDNNRQNGCIRSIEHAYSKDGGLAVLYGNLAKNGCIVKTAGIDNNNKIFSGRAKVYESQEEAVKAILNDKIIPGDAIIIRYEGPKGGPGMQEMLYPTTYLKSMKLDKKCALITDGRFSGGTSGLSIGHVSPEAANKGIIALVKNGDIIEINILKRTIHLKITEKELCSRTFQEESKGLKSYKPKNRKRYVSEALKAYAYFATSADQGAVRDKNKLFNI